One segment of Apus apus isolate bApuApu2 chromosome 1, bApuApu2.pri.cur, whole genome shotgun sequence DNA contains the following:
- the IL17D gene encoding interleukin-17D, with amino-acid sequence MNLYSFLPRRISYDPTRYPKYIPEAYCLCKGCLMGTFGEEDFHFRSTPVYMPTVILRRSASCAGGRYVYTEDYVTIPVGCTCVPEQDKGAESVNSSIDKQEMKLLVSQNKPSSE; translated from the coding sequence ATGAATCTTTACTCTTTTCTTCCCCGTAGGATTTCGTATGACCCCACAAGGTATCCTAAATACATTCCTGAAGCCTACTGCCTGTGCAAAGGCTGCCTGATGGGGACCTTTGGGGAGGAGGACTTCCACTTCCGCAGCACCCCGGTGTACATGCCCACTGTCATCCTGCGCCGCTCCGCGTCCTGCGCCGGCGGCCGCTACGTCTACACCGAGGACTACGTCACTATCCCGGTGGGCTGCACCTGTGTCCCTGAGCAAGACAAAGGGGCTGAAAGTGTAAATTCCAGCATAGATAAGCAAGAAATGAAGCTGCTGGTAAGCCAGAACAAGCCGTCGTCAGAATGA
- the EEF1AKMT1 gene encoding EEF1A lysine methyltransferase 1 isoform X1 encodes MDDDDDDVPQLSSHALAALQEFYLEQQQREGMKTSQGFNQYSVGSIEEDWQLSQFWYSDETASRLANEAVVAAGKGGSYCLFFRIACVSAPSVYQKLKEQDGEDFSVCILEYDRRFSVYGEEFICYDYNQPLNLPENLLPHSFDIVIADPPYLSEECLQKTAETIKYLTKGKILLCTGAIMEEQAAKHLGVKICKFIPKHSRNLANEFRCYVNYASGLD; translated from the exons atggatgatgatgatgacgaCGTTCCCCAGCTTTCATCCCATGCGTTGGCTGCCCTCCAGGAGTTCTATttggaacagcagcagagagaaggcaTGAAGACCTCCCAAGGGTTTAATCAATATTCTGTTGGCTCAATAGAAGAAGACTGG CAGCTGAGCCAGTTTTGGTACAGTGATGAAACTGCATCACGCCTGGCTAATGAAGCGGTGGTGGCAGCTGGAAAAGGTGGCAG TTATTGTCTCTTTTTCAGGATAGCCTGTGTTAGTGCACCAAGTGTGTACCAGAAACTGAAAGAACAGGATGGGGAAGATTTTTCAGTGTGTATCCTGGAGTATGACAGAAGGTTTTCTGTATATGGAGAAGAATTTATCTGCTATGATTACAACCAGCCTTTGAACTTACCTGAAAATCTCCTGCCACACAGTTTTGACATCGTAATAGCAGATCCACCCTATCTATCAGAGGAGTGTCTTCAAAAAACTGCAGAGACCATCAAATACTTAACAAAAGGAAAGATTCTGCTTTGTACAG GTGCAATCATGGAGGAACAGGCAGCAAAGCATCTTGGTGTGAAGATATGCAAGTTTATTCCAAAACACTCTCGAAATTTAGCCAATGAATTTCGGTGTTACGTGAACTATGCTTCTGGACTGGACTGA
- the EEF1AKMT1 gene encoding EEF1A lysine methyltransferase 1 isoform X2, producing the protein MDDDDDDVPQLSSHALAALQEFYLEQQQREGMKTSQGFNQYSVGSIEEDWLSQFWYSDETASRLANEAVVAAGKGGSYCLFFRIACVSAPSVYQKLKEQDGEDFSVCILEYDRRFSVYGEEFICYDYNQPLNLPENLLPHSFDIVIADPPYLSEECLQKTAETIKYLTKGKILLCTGAIMEEQAAKHLGVKICKFIPKHSRNLANEFRCYVNYASGLD; encoded by the exons atggatgatgatgatgacgaCGTTCCCCAGCTTTCATCCCATGCGTTGGCTGCCCTCCAGGAGTTCTATttggaacagcagcagagagaaggcaTGAAGACCTCCCAAGGGTTTAATCAATATTCTGTTGGCTCAATAGAAGAAGACTGG CTGAGCCAGTTTTGGTACAGTGATGAAACTGCATCACGCCTGGCTAATGAAGCGGTGGTGGCAGCTGGAAAAGGTGGCAG TTATTGTCTCTTTTTCAGGATAGCCTGTGTTAGTGCACCAAGTGTGTACCAGAAACTGAAAGAACAGGATGGGGAAGATTTTTCAGTGTGTATCCTGGAGTATGACAGAAGGTTTTCTGTATATGGAGAAGAATTTATCTGCTATGATTACAACCAGCCTTTGAACTTACCTGAAAATCTCCTGCCACACAGTTTTGACATCGTAATAGCAGATCCACCCTATCTATCAGAGGAGTGTCTTCAAAAAACTGCAGAGACCATCAAATACTTAACAAAAGGAAAGATTCTGCTTTGTACAG GTGCAATCATGGAGGAACAGGCAGCAAAGCATCTTGGTGTGAAGATATGCAAGTTTATTCCAAAACACTCTCGAAATTTAGCCAATGAATTTCGGTGTTACGTGAACTATGCTTCTGGACTGGACTGA
- the EEF1AKMT1 gene encoding EEF1A lysine methyltransferase 1 isoform X3, which translates to MSRKMDDDDDDVPQLSSHALAALQEFYLEQQQREGMKTSQGFNQYSVGSIEEDWQLSQFWYSDETASRLANEAVVAAGKGGRIACVSAPSVYQKLKEQDGEDFSVCILEYDRRFSVYGEEFICYDYNQPLNLPENLLPHSFDIVIADPPYLSEECLQKTAETIKYLTKGKILLCTGAIMEEQAAKHLGVKICKFIPKHSRNLANEFRCYVNYASGLD; encoded by the exons ATGTCTAGAAAAatggatgatgatgatgacgaCGTTCCCCAGCTTTCATCCCATGCGTTGGCTGCCCTCCAGGAGTTCTATttggaacagcagcagagagaaggcaTGAAGACCTCCCAAGGGTTTAATCAATATTCTGTTGGCTCAATAGAAGAAGACTGG CAGCTGAGCCAGTTTTGGTACAGTGATGAAACTGCATCACGCCTGGCTAATGAAGCGGTGGTGGCAGCTGGAAAAGGTGGCAG GATAGCCTGTGTTAGTGCACCAAGTGTGTACCAGAAACTGAAAGAACAGGATGGGGAAGATTTTTCAGTGTGTATCCTGGAGTATGACAGAAGGTTTTCTGTATATGGAGAAGAATTTATCTGCTATGATTACAACCAGCCTTTGAACTTACCTGAAAATCTCCTGCCACACAGTTTTGACATCGTAATAGCAGATCCACCCTATCTATCAGAGGAGTGTCTTCAAAAAACTGCAGAGACCATCAAATACTTAACAAAAGGAAAGATTCTGCTTTGTACAG GTGCAATCATGGAGGAACAGGCAGCAAAGCATCTTGGTGTGAAGATATGCAAGTTTATTCCAAAACACTCTCGAAATTTAGCCAATGAATTTCGGTGTTACGTGAACTATGCTTCTGGACTGGACTGA